In one Drosophila pseudoobscura strain MV-25-SWS-2005 chromosome X, UCI_Dpse_MV25, whole genome shotgun sequence genomic region, the following are encoded:
- the frma gene encoding endothelin-converting enzyme-like 1 has product MRVDVQLLLMTTAILSFPSPCLCRRAQLPSSLRRHMNRLADPCKDFYEYACGNWMWTHQGRPYRSLLEQLDHVYHGKLAKLLDQPPPPAAKEPRFVRMLRDYYTACRTPLEATPSAEFVLKLCGMAEVDGNELAVALTALFQTDVLLEVTDSNLATVWAQLILRPSAEGDRNASLHQPLSREQFDQLWRRLPAPEETPDKVWPKVKELEEAITAKVEKDALGWLPDTTTYNAGTLFPVPAYWMLPWPTFETGLSYVTHLSQYLANQPPRFLLHYLLLRSLHRDGERAPWSFTRLECAAQGRLFITHAAVWLVEQHHPRLQANGTLQSLFGELKQRFGLRLKANRNKFSAATQRFLLEKLERMSLRLSILPSAEAVESVEERVEQHYKQLRINATDYFGNLLAVMEHSRGQAENPATKYDLHPVKVHGYGSYASPFFMPMGNALLVPLSLLEAPLYRPEQRQVLTYSSLGFILGHELSHGFAPVDVHFDAFGQPNRSKSLSMLTSRRFLSQVLCLHRRHGIFIADEKFADLNGLDLAYGAYFEAGGGPGRCTPAQKQLFFFNFAQFFCSDDRNLEDSEEHGSDRKRVNDAMASFDPFRQAYGCKSVRRGSRTRCQLY; this is encoded by the coding sequence ATGCGTGTCGatgtgcagctgctgctgatgacgACGGCAATCCTCTCCTTCCCGAGCCCGTGCCTGTGCAGGCGGGCCCAGCTGCCCAGCTCTTTGAGGCGACACATGAACCGTCTGGCCGATCCCTGTAAAGACTTCTATGAGTATGCCTGCGGCAACTGGATGTGGACGCACCAGGGTCGGCCGTACCGCAGTCTCCTCGAACAGCTGGACCATGTGTACCACGGGAAGCTGGCCAAGCTGCTGGACCAGCCACCGCCCCCAGCAGCCAAGGAGCCCCGCTTTGTGCGAATGCTGCGGGACTACTACACCGCCTGCCGGACCCCACTCGAGGCGACGCCCTCGGCGGAGTTTGTGCTGAAGCTTTGCGGGATGGCCGAAGTGGATGGCAACGAGCTGGCCGTCGCCCTGACGGCTCTATTCCAGACCGACGTCCTTCTAGAGGTAACCGACAGCAATCTGGCCACCGTTTGGGCGCAGCTTATTTTACGGCCCTCGGCGGAGGGCGACCGAAACGCGAGCTTGCACCAGCCCTTGAGCCGGGAGCAGTTCGACCAGCTCTGGCGCAGGCTTCCCGCCCCCGAGGAGACCCCAGATAAGGTGTGGCCAAAGGTGAAGGAACTAGAGGAGGCGATCACCGCCAAGGTCGAAAAAGACGCTCTGGGTTGGCTACCGGATACGACGACCTACAATGCGGGTACGCTGTTTCCGGTTCCGGCATACTGGATGCTGCCGTGGCCCACCTTCGAGACGGGCCTGTCCTACGTTACACATCTGTCGCAATACCTGGCCAACCAGCCCCCTCGCTTTCTCCTTCACTACCTGCTGCTTCGTTCCCTGCACCGCGATGGCGAGCGGGCGCCGTGGAGCTTCACCCGCCTGGAGTGCGCTGCCCAGGGCCGCCTGTTCATCACCCACGCCGCCGTCTGGCTGGTGGAGCAGCACCACCCCCGCCTGCAGGCCAATGGCACGCTGCAGAGCCTGTTCGGAGAGCTGAAGCAGCGATTTGGCCTGAGGCTGAAGGCCAATCGCAACAAGTTCTCGGCGGCCACACAGCGCTTCTTGCTCGAGAAGCTGGAGAGGATGAGCCTGCGGCTGAGTATCCTTCCAAGCGCGGAGGCCGTGGAGTCTGTGGAGGAGCGCGTGGAGCAGCACTACAAGCAGCTCCGGATCAACGCCACCGACTACTTTGGCAACCTGCTGGCCGTGATGGAGCACTCCCGGGGGCAGGCGGAGAATCCAGCCACCAAGTACGACCTGCACCCGGTCAAAGTGCACGGCTACGGGAGCTATGCCTCGCCCTTTTTTATGCCCATGGGAAATGCGCTGCTCGTGCCGCTCTCATTGCTGGAGGCGCCGCTCTACCGGCCTGAGCAGCGCCAGGTACTCACCTACAGCTCCCTGGGCTTCATACTGGGGCACGAGCTCTCCCACGGCTTTGCACCCGTCGATGTGCACTTCGATGCCTTCGGTCAGCCCAACAGGTCCAAAAGCTTATCAATGCTCACGAGTCGGCGGTTCTTGTCGCAGGTATTGTGCCTGCATCGACGTCACGGCATTTTCATCGCCGACGAGAAGTTCGCCGATCTGAATGGCCTCGATCTGGCCTACGGTGCCTACTTCGAGGCGGGGGGCGGGCCTGGCCGGTGCACTCCAGCCCAGAAGCAGCTCTTCTTCTTCAACTTTGCCCAGTTCTTCTGCTCGGACGACAGGAACCTGGAGGACAGCGAGGAGCACGGCAGCGACAGGAAGCGCGTCAACGACGCCATGGCCAGCTTCGATCCCTTCCGTCAGGCCTATGGCTGTAAGTCGGTGCGGCGTGGTTCAAGGACGCGCTGTCAGCTGTATTAA